AGCGACCTGACAGTGCTGCCAAAGCTGACCGCCGCCTATGACGTGACACCCGACACCATCCTCTACGGAACGCTGGCGCGCGGATATCTGCCGGGGGGCTACAACTACGCCTTCGCCAGTGATGCGGGCAGCCTGACCTATGACCTGGAATACAGCTGGAGCTTCGAGACCGGCGTGAAGAAGGATTTTGCAAGCGGCGCGGCGTTGCGGCTGGCGGGGTTCTATACCCGGGTCGACGACAAGCAGATCGCCGAGACGATTCCGGGCGCCGCGCAGCGCATCTCGAACGCGGCCGAGGCGGAAACCTACGGGATCGAGGCGGAAGCCAGCGCGCCTCTTGGACAAGGCTGGAGCGTTCGCGCGACGGCCGGTTGGCAGAAGGCCCGCGCGACATCCTTCGAGACGACGGTGTTCGATTCGGGAACGGGCGGGCTGCGTCCGGTGGATTACTCGGGCAATGCTCTTCCGCTGGCCCCCGAGACCACTTACGGGCTTGCGCTTTCCTACGACGGGCGGAATGGCTGGTCCGGTGAAATCGCCCTCAACGGCTCGGGAAACTATTACTTCGACCCCGGCAACACGATAGAGCAGGACGGCTATCATGCCGTGGATGTCAGCCTCAGCCGCCAGTTCGACAAGGGCAAGCTGACGGTTTGGGCAACCAACCTCTTCGATGAAGAGTATTACGCAAGCGCCGCAAATACCGTGCGCGGAACGGTGGTCGAGGATGGGGCAGCCCGGCGGTTCGGCGTCAACTATCGCATGGAGTGGTAGGCATGGCGCAATCCGAAGGGGCAGCACGGCTCTATGCCACAATTGAAGGTCCAATCCGGTTCGCCCTGCTCGACTGGGCGCTTGAAACCGGTCTGTTCGACTTCTGCGCAGAAGGACGAACCGCAAAGGCCGTCGCAGATGCCAGGGGCCTCGATGCAGGACAGGTCGCCCTCGTCCTGCGGGCACTGGTCGCAGCCCGGTTTCTGGAGCAGTCGGCAGGCGTGTTTCACACCGCCCCCGACATCCTGCCCTTCGTCGTAGCTGACGGTTCGCGCAACCTGCGGGAAAACCTGCGGGCGATGGCCGGAATGCGTCATGCCGGTCTGGACGACATCGCGGAACTCCTGCGCCCCGACCGCCCTGCACCCGAACGCCCGCTTTTCGATGCGACCCATTGGGATCGTGCGCATGGGTCGCTGAAGGCGTTTCACCGGGCGGTCGCCGCCGACGCGATGGAGCCCTGTCTGGTGGGCTTGCATGAATGGACGCGGGCGGCATCGCTTTTGGAGGTCGGCCCCGGCAGCGCCGTGCTGGCCCGCCGCCTTCTGGCACGGCGTCCCGAGCTGCACATCACGTTGCTAGATCTTCCGCCGGTTGCCGACCGCATCCGCGTGGACACTGCCGACCTGCCCGTCGAAGTCGTGGCAGGCAGCTACAACGACACATTGCCCGAGGGGCCATTCGATATCGTCTGGTGCTCCATGTCGCTCTATTTTCGCGACAACGGCCTGCAACGGCTGATCGAACGGCTTGCGGACGTTCTTAACCCAAATGGCGTCTTGGTCAGCTTTCACGAAGCGCTGCACGATGCCCGGACGGGGCCTCCCGAGCATGTCATCGGGCGGCTGATGCCCTCGCTGCGGCAAGGGGATGTGTCCTTCGCAGAAGGCGAGATCGCCGATGCGATGTCGGATGCCGGATTGGCAGACCTTGAAACGCAAACCGTGACGACGGCTTTCGGACGGTTCCGCCTCGACCTCGCGCGGAAAAGGAATTGATGTCATGCGCCTTTTTGCCCTCCTTCTCATCATCGGCCTGCCAGCCCGTGCTGAGGAAATCGTCCTGTCCGGCCCTCCGACCTGGGAAACCGCTCCCCTGATCGCACTGGCCGAGGATCAGCCCTTGGAGGATCGCGGGATCACGTTCACGTTTCGCCCGTGGACCAGCCAGGAGGATTTGCGCACGCGCCTGATGGATGAGGCATCGCTCGTGGCGGTGGCACCCAGCCTGACGGCGGCGCTCTGGGATGCGCGCGGGATCGATTTGCGGGTGTGGAGCGCCACCAGCTCGGAAGGGGCACTCTGGATCGTCGGACGCGGCCCGGCTTTGGAGAACCCGAGCGATCTTGCCGGGCGCAGCCTTGCCTTGCCGTTCAAGGGCAATCTGCCCGATCTGCTGATGCAGCGGCTTGCGTTAGATGCCCCGGATGCCTTCACGCCGACATATACGGGCAATTACATGGCAACGATGCAGCTGGTTCTGGTCGGTCGCGCGGAGATTGCCCTGCTGCCCGAGCCCTTGGCGAGCGTTCTCGTTGCGCAGGCGCCGGATATGGCCCGTCTTGCGGATGTCTGCGAGCTGTGGCGCGGGCAGACCGCGCTGGAGGCCTGTCCTCCCGGCGGCGCGGTTGTATCGAACATCCCGGCGGACCGTCCCGATCTGCAAGCCGCCTATGAAGCGGCATTCGCACGGCTCGCGGCAGCTCCGCAACAGGCCGCGGCCCTGTTGGCCAGCGTCTTTCCCGATCTGCCGGACACGGGCGAAGGTTACGCGGACATGGCACCGCGAGCCCTGAGCCTACCTGAAAATCGCACGGCCCTTGCAGCATTCTATGCCGAGATTTTCAGCATCGCGCCCGAGGCACTGGGCGGCGAATTGCCCAATGCCGCATTCTTCGATCCGGCCAGTGAATGACGGCCTGGAAACGGAACTTGCTTGCGTTTGCACTGGGCTGCGGTTTGCTCGTGGGCGCCTGGCAGATCGTCGCGTGGCAAACCCTGCCCGCGCTGCTGCCCGCGCCGATCACGGTCGCATCCGCGACCGTGGCATTGCTGGCCGACCCCGCGTTCTGGAGCGGTGCGCTTGCCCCGAGCCTTTTGCGCATGGCGGGCGGTCTGTCATTGGCAATCGCCGTCGGCATTCCGCTCGGGATCATCGGCCACCGCTCATGCCGCGTGGCTGCGTTCCTAGCTCCTTTGCGGCTTCTGCTCATGGGGATACCCGCGCCGATCCTGGTCATTCTCTTCATACTCTGGACGCGTGGCGGCACGTGGACGGTGATCCTGAGCGTCGCCGCCTTGCTCATGCCCGTCTTTCAGGTCGCGGTTGCCGAAGGTTTGCGCGCCGTCGATCCGCAGATCGACGAAATGGCCCGCCTGTTCCGGGTGCCCCTGTCCAAGCGGGTACGCCACGTCATCTGGCCCGCATTCTGGACTGCCCTCGGTCCCGCCCTGCGGATCGGCGTGGCGAACGGGCTGCGCGTGACATTGCTGACCGAGCTGCTCAGCGGCGCGAACGGGCTCGGCGATGCCGTGCAGACAGCGCAGACCTACCTGCAGACAGATCGCCTTTTCGCGCTGGTGCTGATTATCCTCGCCCTGGTAGCAGCATTCGACGCCGCATTGGCTCGCCTGCCGGGAACGAGAGGTCGCGCATGACCCTCTTCGAAGGCGCAAACATGACGTTGCGATATGACGCAGCGGGCGCGCCCGCATTCTCGGACCTGTCGCTGAACATCCGCAAGGGCGATTGCTTGTTCCTCTCCGGCCCGAGTGGCGCGGGCAAGACAAGCCTTCTGCGCGTGATCGCCGGCCTTGAAACGCCGGATGCCACGCGGTTGGTGCGCCGCTTCGAGCGGCCCGGTTTCGCCTTTGCAGAGCCGCGGCTGTTGCCAGACCTGACCGTGGCGCAGAACCTGTCCCTTGTCCGTTCGGACGGAGAGGACATCATGCCCGCCCTGTCGCAACTTGGACTTCGGGATATGGCTGACAGACCGGCCGCGACCCTGTCGAAAGGACAGGCACAGCGCGCTGCGCTCCTACGCGCCCTGGGCATCGAGCCCGACATCCTGCTGCTGGACGAGGCCCTCGGCGGGCTCGATGCGGCCCGTTGGGAAGCGGCCCGCGATATGATCCGGAAACAACATGAGAAAACCGGATTGGCCATCATCGAGGTCACGCATGATCCGGCGCGGCGACTGTTCCAAGGTCAATCCCTGTCGCTCGACAAAGCCAGGGAAACGCAATGACAGAACAGACGATCTGTATCCTCGGCGGTTACGGCGATGTCGGCCTGCGCGTTGCGCGCCTGCTGCACGCGCGCAGCGATGCCCGTATCCTCCTTGCCGGGCGCGATGGCACGAAGGCTACACGGGTCGCGCGGACCATAGGCCAGCGCTGCGAAGGCATGGCCCTCGACGTCAAGGCGACGGAAGCGGCCACACGGTTGAAGGGCATGACACTTTGCATCAGCCTGACCGAGGCCACGCCGCCCGGCCTCGCCGCTACACTGATTGCCGAAGGCACGGGTTTCATCGACAGTTCGGCGTCGCCCGATTACGTGACCGCGCTGCGCAGCGCGATTGAGGCCGTGGCACGCCCGCAGGCCAGCGCCATTCTCGAAGCCGGTCTCGCGCCGGGCCTGACCAACGTCATGGCCGCAGGTCTGTGCCGCGATCATCCTGAAACGGCCCGCATCGACGTGCTGATCGAGATGGGCATGGGCGTGCATCACGGATTCGCCGCAACCGAATGGACCCTGCAATCGCTGGGGCGGACCTATCCGGTCAAGGTGGATGGCAAATGGCAGGACATCCGCACGGGCGCGCTGCGCCGAACCTTCGAGACCGATACGGGTACCGTCTCGGCCATCGGGTTCGCCTTCTGCGACCAGCAAGGCATCGCGCGCGATAATGCCTTGGACAGCGCGCGCACATATCTCGCGGTCGATCCGGGCTGGATGACGCGCGTTCTGGGCTGGCTGAGCCGTCCTGCACTCGCGAACATCATCCAGCGCCACGCCGCGACCCTCGCACGGTCGATCCTACGAATGCCTAAGATGGGCGGAACCGATACGCACGTGGTCGTTGAAGCATACGACGCGCAAGGTAACTTGTTAGGCAGAAAATCTCTGACAGGCGGTCCGCAAGCAGACCTGACCGCAGGAATTCTTGCCACTGCCGCGTTGGCACTGGTTGAAGCGACCGAGGATCGCATCCCCGGTCTACTCCGGTTGACAGACATGCCAAGTGTTCAGGAGATTCTGATCCAACAGGCCGGATGACCCGCGGTAGCACCGGAGACGGGCAGGAAGCTATTTGTCAAAAGGCAAAATCTACCGTTTGTATCCCAAACCGAAAGCCGCCGTTCGTCGAAGGTCAGCTCTGTCCGCATAGCCGACCTCTGCCTGTTGAATATGCACCTCGCCTTTCAGGCAAAGCCTCAACGCAAGCGGTTGCTCGCAAGTCTGCTGGCGGACCTTCCCGTTTTGCGTGGAACGCGCGCGCAAGGCCAACAGATGTTCACCTATTGCGCGTTTGAACGTGAACGCCTTGCGGCGATCAAAATGGACTGTCCAGCGATTGGCATCGTGCTGCACGGGGCCAAGAAAATCTGGATCGGCGACTTGGCCGAGAAGTTGATGCCGGGCACCGCCTTTTGTCTGCCGTGCGGTGTGGCAATGGACGTGGTAAACATCCCGTCTGAACGCGAAGGGGCTTATGAATCCCTGATCTCGCGGATTGACGCCTTGCCTGCCGGCAACGCCAGCCGCTGAAGCGGTGGTCTAAGTGTCTCGGTCACATTTCGCGCGGCAATAGCGCTGCGCGTTTGGCGTTTTACCAAGCAGTCACACGCGCCGTGCGGGCGCGGCCTAGAAGATGCCGGTTGCGCTGTCGAGCACGGGCGCGTGTCTGCCTTAAAGGGACCTGATGGCCAGCCTTACCAGTCCAGTGTGATCGCGATCTTGCCGAACTGCCCGCCCTTTTGCAGCGCTGCATAGGCGTCACTGATGTCGCCGACCGAGAACGCCTGGGCAATCACCGGCTCGATGCGATGCGCTGAGATGGCGTCGGTCGCGGCCTGGAAATCGGCAGCCGATCCGGTATTGCCGCCAATCACGCGGATCGCCTTGCCAATGACCGCCAGCAGATCAAGTGGTGTGTCTCGCCCGCTGACAAATCCGATAGCATAGACAGTGCCGCCGTGCCGAACCGCTATTAGCGAGCGGGAAAACGTATCTGTCCCGGTTGTCTCAAGTACCAGATCGGCGCCCAAGCCATCAGTCATACGCAGAACCTCGTCCTGCCAGTCCGGGGTTGCCCGGTAGTTGATACCTTCGTCGGCTCCCAGTGCTTTGGCACGCTCCAGCTTCTCGTCCGAAGACGAGGTGATGATAACGCGCGCACCAGCGGCCTTGGCAAGTTGCAGAGTCTGCAAGGCGGTGACGCCTGTACCCGGCAAAACAACGGTAGATCCGGGGGTGATCTCACCGGCGCGCAGTGCATTCCAGCCCGTGGTTGCGGGAATTGGCAAGCTCGCGATCGCTTCGAACCCCAAATGGGCGGGCGCTACGACAAGCGATGCTGCATCGACCAGCGCCAGTTCGACGAGCGATCCCGGAATGGTCACGCCGCGCATCGCACCATTGTTGCGGTCCGTGCCGCGACCTGAAATCCACAACGCTTTGGGATGGACGGCAACATGGTCGCCGACGCCAACGTTCTCCACGCCATCGCCGACCGCAATCACTTCGCCCGCGCCATCCGCCACCGGAATATTGGGATAAAGGGCGCCGGGATAGCCCCCTGTCGCGACCAATCGATCAAGGTAGTTGAAGGCCGCTGCACGCATGCGCACCAGTGCCTGCCCATGACCGACATTTCCGGGTTCGGGGATAGAAACGCGTTTGATCGTTGAGATGGTGGGGCCGCTCAGTTCAATGCTGTACATGTTCGATCTCCTTTGGATCAACAGATACGGCCCCATGAATTTAACTGGAATAGATACATTTTACAGCTTATACCTGCATATTATGCAGCAATACCCTGATCTCGACACGATAGAGGCCTTTGTCGCGCTTGCGGACGCCGGCAGCTTTGCCTTGGCCGGTCAGCGGGTCGGGCGCGATCCCACAATCATCTCAAGGCGGGTTCAGGCGCTTGAGGCGCGGCTTGGCGTGCGACTTGCGGAACGCAGTACACGGCGCGTGACACTGACCGAAGCCGGGCGCGCCTATCTTGAACGTCTACGACCCCTGCTGCGCGAACTGGCCGCCGCCGATCGGGAGGCCTCTGCCTTTGCAGAAGGCGCGCCGCGCGGAAATTTGCGCCTGTCACTGCCAACCAGCTTTGGGCGGATGTGGCTATCGCCATTGATCGCGGAATTTCTGAAAGCGCATCCTCAGGTGACGATAGAGGCAGAGCTCAGCAACCGATTTGTCGATATCATCGGTGAACAGTTCGACCTTGCAGTACGGCTGGGTGTGCTGCCCGATTCCCGCCTTGTCGCGCGGCGGCTGTTCCCGCGTTACCGACTGCTCTGCGCGTCGCCGGACTATCTTGCGACCGCCGGACCACTTCGTAATCCAAGCGACCTCGTCCAGCACAACTGCCTGCGCTTCACTGGCAAGGTTAACCCGGCCGTCTGGGAGTTTTTCGACGCGGATGGGAAAACACTGACGGTGCCCGTTACAGGCGCGTTCGCAAGTGACGATGGGGAGGTTCTGGTCGATTCTGCGGTTGCCGGGCTTGGCCTGCTCTACAGCTCCGACTGGCTGGTGGCGCGCCAATTGGCATCAGGCCAACTTGTCCGCGTGCTGGCGGACTGGCGCATCCCGGACGAGGGTGCCATCCAGATAGTCACCCCATCACTTGCAGGGCTCCCGAGCAAAACCCGCGCGTTTTCTGACTGGCTTACAAGACGTTTTCGGCCTGATCCACCTTGGGCCGCGGCACAGCTCAGATGACCAGGTTCAGGCGTCGCAACTGGCCTGCACAAGTTACCCCTTGAGCATTCTCCGCCGGCCCGTCGCCGAATCTTGGCGATACGCCATTGCCATGTCGGGCTCGCCGGTCGCGCTTTGAGAAGATAAAACGTGGCTAATTTTGTAGGCACGGCCATTGCAACAGCATCCCTCACTTCAAATGTTGGGCCTTACTTTCCCGCACTCCGCCTGTGTGCGGCGGGGGACGTGCCGATTACGCGTTTGAATGCGCGGGTGAACGCCGCTTGCGAGGAATAGCCAAGGCGGTAAGCGACGGACATCACCGAAGTGCCC
This genomic window from Puniceibacterium sp. IMCC21224 contains:
- a CDS encoding trans-aconitate 2-methyltransferase, which codes for MAQSEGAARLYATIEGPIRFALLDWALETGLFDFCAEGRTAKAVADARGLDAGQVALVLRALVAARFLEQSAGVFHTAPDILPFVVADGSRNLRENLRAMAGMRHAGLDDIAELLRPDRPAPERPLFDATHWDRAHGSLKAFHRAVAADAMEPCLVGLHEWTRAASLLEVGPGSAVLARRLLARRPELHITLLDLPPVADRIRVDTADLPVEVVAGSYNDTLPEGPFDIVWCSMSLYFRDNGLQRLIERLADVLNPNGVLVSFHEALHDARTGPPEHVIGRLMPSLRQGDVSFAEGEIADAMSDAGLADLETQTVTTAFGRFRLDLARKRN
- a CDS encoding taurine ABC transporter substrate-binding protein, which gives rise to MRLFALLLIIGLPARAEEIVLSGPPTWETAPLIALAEDQPLEDRGITFTFRPWTSQEDLRTRLMDEASLVAVAPSLTAALWDARGIDLRVWSATSSEGALWIVGRGPALENPSDLAGRSLALPFKGNLPDLLMQRLALDAPDAFTPTYTGNYMATMQLVLVGRAEIALLPEPLASVLVAQAPDMARLADVCELWRGQTALEACPPGGAVVSNIPADRPDLQAAYEAAFARLAAAPQQAAALLASVFPDLPDTGEGYADMAPRALSLPENRTALAAFYAEIFSIAPEALGGELPNAAFFDPASE
- a CDS encoding ABC transporter permease; amino-acid sequence: MTAWKRNLLAFALGCGLLVGAWQIVAWQTLPALLPAPITVASATVALLADPAFWSGALAPSLLRMAGGLSLAIAVGIPLGIIGHRSCRVAAFLAPLRLLLMGIPAPILVILFILWTRGGTWTVILSVAALLMPVFQVAVAEGLRAVDPQIDEMARLFRVPLSKRVRHVIWPAFWTALGPALRIGVANGLRVTLLTELLSGANGLGDAVQTAQTYLQTDRLFALVLIILALVAAFDAALARLPGTRGRA
- a CDS encoding ATP-binding cassette domain-containing protein; its protein translation is MTLFEGANMTLRYDAAGAPAFSDLSLNIRKGDCLFLSGPSGAGKTSLLRVIAGLETPDATRLVRRFERPGFAFAEPRLLPDLTVAQNLSLVRSDGEDIMPALSQLGLRDMADRPAATLSKGQAQRAALLRALGIEPDILLLDEALGGLDAARWEAARDMIRKQHEKTGLAIIEVTHDPARRLFQGQSLSLDKARETQ
- a CDS encoding saccharopine dehydrogenase NADP-binding domain-containing protein; translation: MTEQTICILGGYGDVGLRVARLLHARSDARILLAGRDGTKATRVARTIGQRCEGMALDVKATEAATRLKGMTLCISLTEATPPGLAATLIAEGTGFIDSSASPDYVTALRSAIEAVARPQASAILEAGLAPGLTNVMAAGLCRDHPETARIDVLIEMGMGVHHGFAATEWTLQSLGRTYPVKVDGKWQDIRTGALRRTFETDTGTVSAIGFAFCDQQGIARDNALDSARTYLAVDPGWMTRVLGWLSRPALANIIQRHAATLARSILRMPKMGGTDTHVVVEAYDAQGNLLGRKSLTGGPQADLTAGILATAALALVEATEDRIPGLLRLTDMPSVQEILIQQAG
- a CDS encoding NAD(P)-dependent alcohol dehydrogenase, producing the protein MYSIELSGPTISTIKRVSIPEPGNVGHGQALVRMRAAAFNYLDRLVATGGYPGALYPNIPVADGAGEVIAVGDGVENVGVGDHVAVHPKALWISGRGTDRNNGAMRGVTIPGSLVELALVDAASLVVAPAHLGFEAIASLPIPATTGWNALRAGEITPGSTVVLPGTGVTALQTLQLAKAAGARVIITSSSDEKLERAKALGADEGINYRATPDWQDEVLRMTDGLGADLVLETTGTDTFSRSLIAVRHGGTVYAIGFVSGRDTPLDLLAVIGKAIRVIGGNTGSAADFQAATDAISAHRIEPVIAQAFSVGDISDAYAALQKGGQFGKIAITLDW
- a CDS encoding LysR family transcriptional regulator — its product is MQQYPDLDTIEAFVALADAGSFALAGQRVGRDPTIISRRVQALEARLGVRLAERSTRRVTLTEAGRAYLERLRPLLRELAAADREASAFAEGAPRGNLRLSLPTSFGRMWLSPLIAEFLKAHPQVTIEAELSNRFVDIIGEQFDLAVRLGVLPDSRLVARRLFPRYRLLCASPDYLATAGPLRNPSDLVQHNCLRFTGKVNPAVWEFFDADGKTLTVPVTGAFASDDGEVLVDSAVAGLGLLYSSDWLVARQLASGQLVRVLADWRIPDEGAIQIVTPSLAGLPSKTRAFSDWLTRRFRPDPPWAAAQLR